A region of Actinobacillus porcitonsillarum DNA encodes the following proteins:
- the rluD gene encoding 23S rRNA pseudouridine(1911/1915/1917) synthase RluD — translation MTQQITLTAEVSADLLGARLDQALAQLFPDYSRSRLKVWIENDQVWVNGKIVNKAREKVFGGELIEVQAEVEEEVRFEPQNIPLNIVYEDDDIIVINKPKDLVVHPGAGNPDGTVLNALLYHYPPIAEVPRAGIVHRLDKDTTGLMVVAKNIPAQTHLVTALQKRQITREYEAIASGIMTQGGKVDEPMARHPTKRTAMAVHPMGKPAVTHYRIMERFRNYTRLRLRLETGRTHQIRVHMAHIAHPLLGDQLYGGRPRPPKGASEAFLAVLRGFQRQALHATMLRLEHPITGELMEWHAPLPDDFVELVEALKADYELYKDQLDY, via the coding sequence ATGACGCAACAAATTACTTTAACTGCTGAGGTTTCAGCAGATTTATTGGGAGCAAGATTAGATCAAGCACTTGCTCAATTATTTCCCGATTACTCACGTTCTCGCTTAAAAGTATGGATTGAAAATGATCAGGTTTGGGTAAACGGTAAGATCGTGAATAAAGCCCGAGAAAAAGTTTTCGGTGGAGAATTAATTGAAGTTCAAGCGGAAGTGGAAGAAGAAGTCCGTTTTGAACCGCAAAATATTCCGTTAAATATCGTGTATGAAGATGATGATATTATCGTCATCAATAAACCTAAAGATTTAGTGGTACATCCAGGAGCAGGAAACCCGGACGGTACAGTGTTAAACGCTTTACTATATCATTACCCACCGATTGCTGAAGTTCCTCGAGCAGGGATTGTGCATCGTCTAGATAAAGATACTACGGGGTTAATGGTCGTGGCAAAAAACATTCCGGCACAAACCCATCTGGTTACTGCATTACAAAAACGCCAGATTACTCGTGAATATGAAGCGATTGCTAGTGGCATTATGACGCAAGGCGGTAAAGTCGATGAGCCGATGGCTCGTCACCCAACGAAACGTACGGCAATGGCAGTACATCCAATGGGAAAACCTGCGGTTACGCATTACCGAATTATGGAGCGTTTTAGAAACTATACTCGCTTGCGCCTACGTTTAGAAACGGGGCGTACACACCAAATTCGTGTCCATATGGCACACATTGCTCACCCGTTATTAGGTGATCAGCTTTATGGAGGGCGACCTCGTCCACCAAAAGGGGCTAGCGAAGCGTTTTTAGCGGTATTAAGAGGTTTCCAGCGTCAGGCATTACACGCAACAATGCTGCGTCTTGAGCACCCGATTACCGGTGAATTGATGGAATGGCATGCGCCATTACCTGATGATTTTGTTGAGTTAGTTGAGGCTTTAAAAGCGGATTATGAGCTTTATAAAGATCAACTCGATTATTAA
- the yajC gene encoding preprotein translocase subunit YajC, which translates to MQQGSGLEMLVILAVFGIIFYFMIYRPQAKRQKEQRELLSNLAKGDEILTSGGLIGRITKVSAESENVVMALNDNNEVMISRNFVVAKLPKGTMKALKDQQ; encoded by the coding sequence ATGCAACAAGGTAGCGGTTTAGAGATGTTAGTCATTCTTGCAGTGTTCGGTATCATTTTCTATTTTATGATTTATCGTCCACAAGCAAAACGCCAAAAAGAACAGCGTGAATTACTTTCTAATCTTGCAAAAGGCGATGAAATCCTCACAAGTGGTGGCTTAATCGGTAGAATTACAAAAGTCAGTGCTGAAAGTGAGAATGTTGTAATGGCATTAAATGACAATAATGAAGTCATGATTTCTCGTAATTTCGTTGTCGCAAAATTACCAAAAGGGACAATGAAAGCATTAAAAGATCAGCAATAA
- the secD gene encoding protein translocase subunit SecD, with translation MLNRFPLWKNLMIIFVVLIGSLYALPNLYGEDPSVQVSGTRGQQATTETLAQVHNALDALNIKPKSSVLENGSILVRLEKDEQQLPAKEKIAEVLGDKYSVALNLAPATPTWLTDIGGSPMKRGLDLRGGVRFLMEVDMKTAMEKQQESLQDALRLELRKEKIQYKAVKKGENFATIIEFADSDAADKAVRYVKRMHTTLEASYNSPTEVTFALSATGLSTTRDTAIEQNLSILRKRVEELGVSEPTIQRQGADRIVVELPGVQDTARAKELLGATATLEFRLVNESVNAEAAARGIVPADSELQHTRDERPVVLKRKPALGGEHIIDASAGKDERGLPQVSIKLDREGGDQMADMTKAAVGKAMATLYSEFKDSGRRDANGKVILEKRTEVINVATVNSRLGSQFQITGINSAAEAQNLAVLLRSGALIAPIVIVEERTVGASLGADNVQKGMEAGMYGLVLTIIFCLVYYKMFGIFASVALTVNMILTVGLMSLIGATLTMPGIAGIVLAVGMSVDANVLIYERIKEELRNGRSVQQAISEGYNGAFTSIFDSNLTTILTSLVLYAVGTGPVKGFAVTLALGVMISMFTAITGTRMLVNWVYGGNKRVKKLWI, from the coding sequence GTGTTAAATCGTTTCCCGTTATGGAAGAACTTGATGATTATCTTTGTGGTACTCATCGGCAGTTTATATGCTCTTCCTAACTTATATGGCGAAGATCCATCGGTTCAAGTTTCAGGAACTCGTGGTCAACAAGCTACCACAGAAACTCTTGCTCAAGTACATAATGCGCTTGACGCATTAAATATCAAACCAAAATCCAGTGTATTGGAAAATGGCTCTATTTTGGTTCGTTTAGAAAAAGATGAACAACAACTTCCGGCAAAAGAAAAAATTGCAGAAGTGTTGGGCGATAAATATTCTGTTGCATTAAACCTTGCGCCGGCAACACCAACATGGCTAACAGATATTGGCGGCAGCCCAATGAAACGTGGTCTGGATTTGCGTGGTGGTGTTCGCTTCTTAATGGAAGTGGACATGAAAACGGCAATGGAAAAACAGCAAGAAAGCTTGCAAGATGCTTTACGTTTAGAATTACGTAAAGAAAAAATTCAGTATAAAGCGGTTAAAAAAGGCGAAAATTTTGCAACGATCATCGAATTTGCGGATAGTGATGCAGCAGATAAAGCGGTTCGTTATGTAAAACGTATGCATACAACGCTTGAAGCAAGCTATAACTCGCCAACTGAAGTGACATTTGCACTTTCAGCAACAGGTTTATCGACAACTCGCGATACAGCCATTGAGCAAAACTTATCGATTTTACGTAAACGTGTTGAAGAGTTAGGCGTATCTGAACCGACTATTCAACGTCAAGGTGCTGATCGTATCGTAGTTGAACTACCTGGGGTACAAGATACTGCTCGAGCAAAAGAACTACTTGGGGCAACAGCAACGCTTGAATTCCGTTTAGTGAATGAAAGTGTGAATGCTGAGGCGGCTGCTCGTGGTATTGTTCCTGCCGATTCGGAATTACAACATACCCGTGATGAACGTCCGGTTGTGTTAAAACGTAAACCGGCTTTAGGTGGTGAGCATATTATTGATGCGAGTGCAGGTAAAGATGAAAGAGGTTTGCCACAGGTAAGTATCAAGCTAGATCGTGAAGGTGGCGATCAAATGGCGGATATGACAAAAGCCGCAGTGGGTAAAGCAATGGCAACACTTTATAGTGAGTTTAAAGATTCAGGTCGCCGTGATGCAAACGGTAAAGTAATTCTTGAAAAACGTACTGAAGTGATTAACGTTGCTACCGTAAACTCACGTTTAGGAAGCCAGTTCCAAATTACTGGGATTAACTCAGCGGCTGAAGCACAAAACCTTGCAGTATTATTACGCTCAGGTGCATTAATTGCGCCAATCGTTATCGTTGAAGAGCGTACAGTTGGTGCATCTCTTGGGGCGGATAACGTTCAAAAAGGGATGGAAGCAGGGATGTATGGTTTAGTATTAACCATTATCTTCTGTTTAGTTTACTACAAAATGTTCGGTATCTTTGCGTCTGTTGCTTTAACCGTTAATATGATTTTAACCGTAGGCTTAATGTCATTGATTGGCGCAACATTAACCATGCCGGGGATTGCCGGTATTGTACTTGCCGTAGGGATGTCTGTGGATGCGAACGTATTGATTTATGAGCGTATCAAAGAAGAACTACGTAATGGACGTTCAGTGCAACAAGCGATTAGTGAAGGTTATAACGGAGCATTTACCTCAATTTTTGACTCGAACTTGACAACGATACTGACTTCATTAGTCCTTTATGCAGTAGGAACTGGTCCGGTTAAAGGCTTTGCGGTAACACTTGCATTAGGTGTTATGATTTCAATGTTCACAGCGATTACCGGAACACGTATGCTTGTAAACTGGGTATATGGCGGTAATAAACGTGTGAAAAAACTTTGGATTTAA